One window of Pelmatolapia mariae isolate MD_Pm_ZW linkage group LG18, Pm_UMD_F_2, whole genome shotgun sequence genomic DNA carries:
- the LOC134616575 gene encoding fizzy-related protein homolog — MDQDYECRLLRQINIQNENASPIKAVGAVRSLTPTSSPLSSPSKHGDRFIPSRAGANWSVNFHRINEIEKSHNQNRKTKDGTTDSNKADGLAYSALLKNELLGAGIEKVQDPQSEDRRLQPSTPAKRSLFSYSVSTKRALPEEDGNTVSPYSLSPVSSNSQKLLRSPRKPTRKISKIPFKVLDAPELQDDFYLNLVDWSSLNVLSVGLGTCVYLWSACTSQVTRLCDLSVEGDSVTSVGWSERGNLVAVGTHKGYVQIWDAAAGKKLSVLEGHTARVGALAWNADQLSSGSRDRVILQRDIRAPPLQSERRLQGHRQEVCGLKWSTDHQLLASGGNDNKLLVWNHSSVLPVQQYTEHLAAVKAIAWSPHQHGLLASGGGTADRCIRFWNTLTGQPLQCTDTGSQVCNLAWSKHTNELVSTHGYSQNQILVWKYPSLTQVAKLTGHSYRVLYLAMSPDGEAIVTGAGDETLRFWNVFSKMRSTKESVSVLNLFTRIR; from the exons ATGGATCAGGACTATGAGTGCAGGCTCCTCAGACAGATCAATATCCAAAATGAGAATGCAAGTCCCATT AAAGCTGTAGGAGCAGTGCGATCTCTGACACCCACCAGCTCCCCCCTGTCCTCTCCTAGCAAGCATGGTGATCGCTTCATTCCCTCCCGGGCTGGAGCCAACTGGAGTGTCAACTTCCATCGCATTAAT gaAATTGAAAAGTCGCACAATCAAAATAGGAAAACCAAAGATGGCACCACTGACAGCAACAAAG CGGACGGTCTGGCTTACTCAGCTCTGCTGAAAAATGAGCTACTAGGAGCAGGCATTGAGAAAGTCCAGGACCCCCAGTCAGAAGATCGTCGCTTGCAGCCATCTACGCCTGCCAAGAGGAGCCTttttagt TATTCTGTAAGTACCAAGAGAGCTCTTCCCGAAGAGGATGGAAACACAGTCTCTCCCTATTCACTATCACCTGTCAGTAGTAACAG TCAGAAACTTCTTCGATCGCCACGAAAACCAACACGCAAGATTTCTAAAATTCCTTTCAAAGTTCTGGACGCTCCAGAGCTTCAAGATGATTTCTACCTCAACCTAGTGGACTGGTCCTCTCTGAATGTGCTCAGTGTGGGACTGGgtacctgtgtgtacttgtggAGTGCCTGTACCAGCCAG GTGACTCGTCTTTGTGACCTTTCTGTAGAAGGAGACTCTGTGACGTCAGTGGGCTGGTCAGAGagg GGTAACCTGGTAGCTGTAGGCACCCACAAAGGCTATGTACAAATCTGGGATGCAGCAGCAGGGAAGAAGCTCTCTGTACTAGAAGGACACACAGCCAGAGTGG GTGCTCTAGCATGGAATGCCGACCAGCTGTCGTCTGGGAGTCGTGATCGGGTGATCCTGCAGCGAGACATCAGAGCACCGCCTCTCCAGTCAGAACGTCGGCTCCaaggacacagacaggaagtctGCGGGCTCAAGTGGAGCACAGACCACCAGCTTCTAGCCTCGGGTGGAAATGATAACAAG TTACTCGTGTGGAACCACTCAAGTGTCCTCCCAGTGCAGCAGTACACGGAGCACTTAGCTGCAGTGAAGGCCATCGCCTGGTCTCCTCACCAACACGGCCTGTTGGCCTCTGGAGGAGGCACTGCCGATCGCTGCATCCGCTTTTGGAACACTCTGACTGGCCAGCCTCTGCAGTGCACCGACACCGGCTCTCAGGTCTGCAACCTGGCCTGGTCCAAGCACACTAACGAACTG GTCAGCACGCACGGTTATTCCCAGAACCAGATCCTCGTGTGGAAGTATCCATCTCTAACTCAAGTGGCCAAGCTTACGGGGCATTCCTATAGAGTACTTTACCTG GCTATGTCACCTGATGGGGAGGCCATCGTGACGGGGGCTGGAGATGAAACTCTGAGGTTCTGGAACGTCTTTAGCAAGATGAGATCCACTAAG GAATCAGTCTCAGTGTTAAACCTCTTCACCAGGATCCGGTAG